The following coding sequences lie in one Capsicum annuum cultivar UCD-10X-F1 chromosome 5, UCD10Xv1.1, whole genome shotgun sequence genomic window:
- the LOC107872590 gene encoding monothiol glutaredoxin-S1-like, whose protein sequence is MDMVMKLGAESSVVILTKSTCCISHSIETLIRGYGANPTVYELDKLTNGKEMEKALVELLGSKSSVPAVFIGEEFVGGSNEIINVRGKLKQLLLKANSIWI, encoded by the coding sequence ATGGATATGGTGATGAAGTTGGGAGCAGAAAGTTCAGTGGTGATTCTAACCAAGAGCACTTGTTGCATCTCTCATAGCATCGAAACCCTAATTCGCGGTTATGGAGCAAACCCTACAGTTTACGAGCTCGATAAGCTTACAAATGGGAAGGAAATGGAGAAGGCATTGGTTGAACTACTAGGGAGTAAATCAAGTGTGCCAGCAGTGTTCATTGGAGAAGAGTTTGTTGGTGGTTCTAATGAGATTATTAATGTCAGAGGCAAGCTCAAACAATTGCTTCTAAAGGCTAATTCTATTTGGATATAA